Proteins encoded together in one Fluviicola sp. window:
- the nadC gene encoding carboxylating nicotinate-nucleotide diphosphorylase, with amino-acid sequence MFDEIIKNALQEDLGDGDHSSLACIPANASGVAKLLVKDTGILAGVEVAKKVCELVDPDLVFEELLGDGTAVKPGDIAFYLKGSARSILAAERTLLNFMQRMSGIATQTKSYVNLLEGTQTRLLDTRKTTPGVRYMEKWAVRIGGGMNHRFALYDMIMLKDNHVDFAGGIKEAIQRTHEYLKTTGKSLKVEIEVRNLAELHQVLETGMVDRIMLDNFTPELLKQAIEIIDRRYETEASGGITKQTIRSFAETGVDFISVGALTHSFASLDMSLKASF; translated from the coding sequence ATGTTTGACGAGATTATAAAAAACGCCTTACAGGAAGATTTGGGGGATGGTGATCATTCTTCTTTGGCCTGTATTCCTGCAAATGCTTCCGGAGTAGCGAAATTGTTGGTAAAAGATACCGGAATTCTGGCTGGTGTGGAAGTTGCTAAAAAAGTATGTGAATTGGTAGATCCGGACCTGGTTTTTGAAGAACTGTTGGGAGACGGAACAGCTGTAAAACCCGGTGACATTGCTTTTTACCTGAAAGGAAGTGCGCGTTCGATCCTCGCTGCAGAACGTACTTTGCTGAATTTTATGCAGCGTATGTCCGGAATTGCGACTCAAACAAAAAGCTACGTGAATTTGCTGGAAGGTACTCAGACCAGATTACTCGATACGCGAAAAACAACTCCCGGAGTCCGTTACATGGAAAAATGGGCGGTTCGCATCGGTGGTGGAATGAATCACCGCTTTGCACTTTACGATATGATCATGCTCAAAGATAACCACGTGGATTTTGCCGGTGGAATCAAAGAAGCGATTCAAAGAACGCATGAATACCTGAAAACTACCGGGAAATCCCTGAAAGTTGAAATTGAGGTACGTAATCTTGCGGAATTACACCAAGTGCTTGAAACGGGGATGGTTGACCGCATTATGCTGGACAATTTTACTCCGGAATTACTCAAACAAGCAATCGAAATCATTGATAGGCGCTACGAGACAGAGGCTTCAGGCGGAATTACCAAACAGACGATCCGTTCTTTTGCGGAAACCGGTGTTGATTTTATTTCTGTCGGTGCATTGACCCATAGTTTTGCCAGCCTGGACATGAGCCTGAAGGCAAGCTTCTAA